The genomic window CAGCTCGAGCTAGGGCCCTTATAGCAGCCTGAGCACCGGGACCAGGAATTCTTGGTCCAACTCCACCTACTGCTCTTACGCGTATATGGAGTGCATTAATACCCTTTGTTTTGGCAGCGTCAGCCGCAGAAACTGCAGATTTCATAGCTGCATATGGAGACGATTCGTAACGATCTGCTGTTACGTGGCGTCCGCCTGAAC from Candidatus Nitrosocosmicus arcticus includes these protein-coding regions:
- a CDS encoding 30S ribosomal protein S11, which produces MSQEEITQYKWGVAHIFSSYNNTLVHITDISGAETISISSGGRHVTADRYESSPYAAMKSAVSAADAAKTKGINALHIRVRAVGGVGPRIPGPGAQAAIRALARAGFRIGRIDDVTPVPHDTTRKPGGRRGRRV